CCCACTGAAGATGGGGTCATTGGCACAGAGACCACTTCTGGTCTGGGTCCTGACCTCACTGCTTCTGTAGAAACCACTTATAGTGAGCAGAGCTCCTCGTCCTCTGGCTCCACCTCTTCCACTGATCAGCCAATCTACTTCCGGTAATTACTAACTTAATCCTcccaaaaagtatttaaaaaacaaaGTCTATTTTGAATGCGTCAATTATTTATTCATTGTCTTTCCTTTCTAAGGGAGTTCCGTTTCACCTCTGAAGTCCCCATCTGGCTTGACTACCAGGGCAAGCATGTGGTCATTGAGCAGGTGAAAGGACAAAGGACATTTTAACTGTGATGCTTTGTCAGTGAACTCATCTCTGTGGTTATGTTATGTCACACACTTGACCTTTGCACTGTGATTTTTTCCCTAGGGAACGTTTGCAGGGATTCTTATTGGTCTGGCCCAGCTGAATTGCTCTGAACTGAAGCTGAAGAGACTTTGCTGCCGACACGGGTACAACAACACTAACTGTGGGGTTTCTGTGGCGTCTGAAGCAAGTGTCTTTTTCATAACACttttctctatctcttcctcccaGACTTCTAGGTGTAGATAAGGTGATTCAGTACGCTGTCACTGAGTGGCTGACAGACATCCGAAAGAACCAGCTGCCGGGCATTCTGGGAGGTGTAGGCCCCATGCACTCTGTAGTTCAGCTGTGTAAGTACGGGAAGTGACGTTACGTGTATGGTGTTCTTTGTTTCTTTGCCGTTGTCCCTTTAGTAGTCCCTGAGTTATAACCATAGTAATAGAATTGTTCTCTTGCAGTGTGGTTATAGCTAGCCTACTTTCACAACCTCATTTAGTGTTGGTCTCAATAAGTTTTTTGTgtgtgactttctctctctctagtccatGGAGTCAGGGACTTGTTCTGGATGCCCATAGAGCAGTACAGGCGGGACGGCCGCATTATCCGGGGTCTCCAGCGGGGGGCAGCGTCCTTCGGTACCTCCACTGCCTCTGCTGCTCTGGAGCTCAGCAACAGACTGGTGCAGGCCATACAGGTactactgacctctgacctctaaccacAGACTATTAGCAGGCAACAGACTGTCCGTAGGCCACACAGCGGTAGAATACCAATCATACGTGCAGCTCACATAGACATATAGCTTGAAACAATGCATCCCATGTACTACACACCATACATGTTAATACCACTATTCTTACAGTCATGTATCATAGATTGTGGCCAAAGGGTTCGCATACCTAAAGGGTTTGCATACCATGTAGGAAGAACTGAAAGACTAGAAGCAACCATACAGGTGGAAGCCACTGGGACCAGTAATACAGATTCCTCCATTGCTTTGATATGCTTCACTCTCTTACAGAGTTGTAATaatcctgctctttctcctcAAGGCCACAGCGGAGACTGTGTATGACATCCTGTCCCCAACGCCCCCCCTGAACCGTTACATCACAGAGGGCCGACCGCCCTCCAACCAGCCCCGCCGACCCCACCAGCCTGCCGACCTCAGAGAGGGCGTGGCTAAGGCCTATGACACTGTCAGAGAGGTACtgataaataaatgtattttaatcAACCATTTTAGAATGACAATAAAAGGCCTAGCACTCTCACTAAcactctgttttctgtctgtttcccagggtaTGATGGACACAGCTCAAACGCTATGTGACGTGGCGTCTCGCGGGCATGAGCAGAAAGGTCTGCCTGGTGCTGTGGGCGGAGTCCTGCGGCAGATCCCGCCCACCGTCGTCCGTCCCTTAATAGTGGCATCCGAGGCAACGTCCAACCTACTGGGGGGCATGCGGAACCAGATCAAGCCAGATGCACGGAAGGAGGACTTCTTAAAATGGCGCTCCGACGAAGGCCAAGAGTGATGATTCTGGTGGTGGCTGGGTTAAAGGTTAAGAATATGGTGGTGAAGTTATGTGGCTGAACCGATGAAGGGAGTGAATGTGTGAGTGAGTTTTTAATGCAAAAAAACCTAACTACTGCGGAGTGATTGACACCCAGTATTTGATGTGGCTCCAGATGGATCgagatacattttttgttttctttcttcAACGCAATCAAATAGAGTTCAGTTCACTCTTCTTGCAGCAGTATGTACATGATGCAGATACTCTACCTTATATTAGTACGTAAACATATCACTGTCATTCTGGGTTGACTTCTTGTTTAGCTGTCAACGGGCATACAGGGCTCTAGTCTAGTATAAGGTCTGTAGTAGGTGGGATTAAATGTGTTAATCAGTAGCTCTCCCAGTCTTCTGTTGATCAGACTATGGGCCGGTTTCCCAGATTGAGATTAAACCTATTCCTTGACTGAAAAGCACCTTGAATGGCGATAATTAATTGAGCATGCATTTTAGGAGTAGGCTTAATCTGAGTCCGGGAACTCATTCTATCGGAGGGTAACATCCTCTATTCCTTTGAGATATGGATGGATGAGACTGAAGAAACTATTATAGTGGCCTTTGCTGAGATCCTTACCAAGGTTAGGAATGTCATAGTTCCTCAACTCAAAATGCAACTCTGTGATTGTTCTATCGTAGCCTGTACACATCCCCACCCCAGTGTTTGTGCCATAAGCTTTTTCAATGCTGAGTTCCCTGGCCTCTCCCCCTTTTGGTTTTAAATCAATGTCTACATTTATTGCCTTCCTGAAACCTATACTTATCTCTCTGTATGCTTACTTGTTCATATTTGACCAATGGACACAATGGCCTGGTTGTATTAACTAAATGCAGTCATGGGAGAATATGGATGATGAACTGAACAAACTAGGgatctgtcctttcctctctatGTCAAATGGCTTTCCTTGCTTTTAATGCTTGCCAGCGTTTGGTCATCCAATTTGTACTTTGTACTTTGTTAACGGTTTTGTTTCTGTCAGAGCAAGATGTCCCCCTCAGGGCCTTGAACCTTATCACAAGTCTGGTTCCTTCCTCTCAACAGAAAATTATCTTGTTTGTCTCGTTAGTTGCCTTCCtgcgtttttttatttgtatttttctaaTTATGTTAAAACACTAGTATTAATTAGCATATTCATTTTCAAAATAACAGTGTTGGTGGGATGTCTGAAGGGTTAAGACATGGGGGGAAAAAGGGGGTTTGTGGTCAAtcgttttacatttttattttttgttcaatACTTTTAAGGGATATATGTTTAGGTATGTCTGTGCATAAaatggagtttgtgtgtgtgtgtgtgtgggtgggttagTGGTTTCTTGTGAGGGTGACCCTTTGGTTATATTGGTCACACCTCTGTGTTAGCGGGCAGATCCAACCCGCTTGCTTACAGCTGCACTAGGGCCTGACAGCATACCTTTGTATATTAAGACATCGTGGAGCCAGGGGCAAGATATGGCTAGGAAAACATGcctcaatccagggatgagaaatgttttggtactacaaATTGTCCCATTATCCTAAGAAGTCGTTCAATCTTCTTGGTGTAACAGTAGGGATAATGGGACAATTTGGAGTAGAACTCATTTCTCATCCCTGCATTGAGGTACGTATTCCGAGCCATATCTCCCGCCGGCACCGCGTTGTCCTAATTTACAGAGGAATGCTGTCCGACCCTAGTGCAGCTGTAAACAAGCGGATTGGACCTGCCTGCTAACCTCTTGTGTATTTACTATATCATATCTGTAAGAATGACTTGTATAATATCAAGACAATGAGTACACATattaatacaaaaaataaaacatgaatatAAAAAACTTAACATGGTTTTgtgctttttaattttttatatatatatatatatatatatttttttttttacagttgacAAAATAAAAGATTGTGCCATGCTATGTTGCCttgggtctctctttatgtagtgttgtggtgtctctcttatcatgtgtgttttgtcctatatttttttaTCTTTAATCTCAACTCCTGTCCCCGCAGGACGaccaaataagaatttgttcttaactgacttgcctagttaaaaatatataatataaattatATACAATATAAATTATGTTTTCCGGAAACGTTTGTACTGCTAGGAACCTGTTTTTAGGATGGTCTGTGTTTGGGGGAAACTGTTTACTGTTGCAATTTCGACATTTCCGGTCCACATGTAAACTCATTGTTTTTAGTTTGCACGGTAGAGTATTAaagttactgtagatatagtaTATATTGAAAAAGTTACTGGTTCTCTCACTTTCTTTGATTATATAAGCGACATTCATAGACTGTAAGCATGAAACTACTGACGCACAACATGTTGACCTCTCACGTGAAAGGGGTAACCAAAGGATACCCTCTCCTCATCAAGGTAAGGAAGTCTGCTCAAAACTACTTGTAGTGTTGCGGCAACTTGCAATGTGTTAAATGCACCACgtatttagctagctaatatgTGTTTTTTTTCATCCCGTTTGTGCGGATCCCAGGCGACGGAGGTGAAAGTGAGTGAGGTGGAGTTTAATCCCAATTTCGTGAGTCGAATGATCCCAAAATTGGAGTGGAGCGCCCTGGTTCAGGCGGCTGATGGGGTTAGTCCGTCTGTCTGACTAACACACTTGTACAAAGTCATTTCAAGCTACTGTATCCAACAGAGGTAGAATAGTTAGCTAGGCCAACAGCTAGATGACATGTCCACTAACTATACTTGGGTCTGATACAGAAAGGCTTTACCTAAAATATTGTTAAAGTGATTGTGGTTGTATGGCAATATCACTGTCTTCCTGCATATCCTAATTCCTAACTGTGGTCTTTTCTCCAGCTGGGTCATCTCCAAGATTTACCTGCAGAGCTCGTCACGGACTATGAGAATAATGAAGACTTCCTGCGTAAAGTACACCGGGTTCTGCTGGAGGTGAGGTTCACCATAAATAACCTGTTGTTGTTCATTACTTAGTTCTATCAACTACTATTTTGGTCAATAGAAAGAAGCATAGTGTATTTATTATGGGAatatgaggacatctagtggtcaGGTTAGGTAGAGTCTCCGTCATGTTCCCTCTTGGCACTTTCATTCTGCTTGATAAAACGTGATTGTAGGTTTAACCCTATTTTCACACACACGCAGAGTAACTACAGGTCATGTGACATTTATCTATCTCTGTCCAGGTGGAGGTGCTGGAAGGGTGTCTGCAGTGCCCAGAGTCTGGCCGTGAGTTCCCCATCTCTCGGGGGGTCCCCAACATGCTGCTGAATGAGGATGAGGCATAGAGGAGGGGGGTTGGTTATATGCTaacccaccctccaccctctcacCCCAACCGTTCATTGTATGGGACTGCTGGCATTAGAAGTGAGGGGAAAACTGGACTATTGTTTGAGTGGATAGGAAGAAATACCACACTGTTGAATTGGTTATATAGTATAGTACCTTGGGCAATGAAATGTGAACACACTGCTGCCCCAAGAAAACCACAGAACGGATCTGAATGCTGTCCAATATCTGTGAGctgattttgttttatttatttttatagaaatgtttCGGTGGATTTTTTGCCGTAGAAGTACAACTCCTTGGTTTCCTTGGTACCCTGCTTTTCCTTGTAATTAATTTACACAGATAAATAAATACTGGTACACATCAACTacataatgtttaaaaaaaaatacatatcaatactataTTTAGTCATGATTGAAAGGTAAAGTATGTCAAACTGTGATAGTTAAAGTCGGCggtttacatacaattaggttggagtcattaaaactcgtttttcaaccactccacaaatttcttgttaacaaactatagttttgcatGACACgagacatttttccaacaattgtttacagacagtgaattataagtgaagtaatctaTCACAATTTGGTTTacatacattacatttacatacacaagttgactgtgcctttaaacagcttggaaaattccaaatgtcatggctttagaagcttctgataggctaattgacatcatttgagtaaattggaggtgtaccttcaaactcagtgcctctttgcttgacatgagaaaatcaaaagaaatctgctAAGACATcacaaaaaaaattgtagatctccacaagtctggttcatcgccgggagcaatttccaaacacctgaaggcaccatgttcatctgtacaaacaatagtatgcaactataaacaccactgggaccacgcagccgtcataccgctcaggaaggagacgagttctgtctcctgaagatgaacatactttggtgcaaatcaatccctgaaccacagcaaaggaccttgtgaagatggtggaagaaataggtacaaaagtatctatatcgacatgacctgaaaggccgcacagcaaggaagaaccactgctccaaaaccgccattaaaaagccagactacatggggacaaagatcatactttttggagaactgtcctctggtctgattaaacaaatataaaactgtttggccataatgaccatcgttatgtttggaggaaaaagggacgcttgcaagccgaagaacaccatcccaaccatgaagcacgggggtggcagcatcatgttgtgggggtgtttgctacaggagggactggtgcacttcacaaaatagatggcatcatgaggaaagatgatgatgtggatatattgaagcaacatctcaagacatcagtcaggaagttaaagctaggTCGCAAATGGAAATGTAtaatgaccccaatcatacttccaaagttgtggcaagatggcttaaggacaacaaagtcaaggtattggagtggccatcacaaagccctgatctcaatcccatagacaatttgttggcagaactgaaaaagcatgtgtgagcaaggaggcctacaaacctgactcacttacaccagctctgtcaggaggaatgggccaaaattcacccaactaattgtgagaagcttgtggaaggctacccaaaatgtttcacccaagttaaacaatttaaaggcaatgctaccaaattctaattgagtgtttgtaaagtTCTGACCGAATGGGAACGTGATAaaagaaataaaggctgaaataaatcattctctcaactattattctgacatgtcacattcttaaaatgaagtggtgatcctaactgacctaaaatgggattttaactaggattaaatgtcagaaattgtggaaaactgagtttaaatgaatttggctaaggtgtatgtaaacttccgacttcaactgtaaatcatcaaatcaaagtgtattggtcacgtacacggTTTAGCCTGTGTTATAgcggtgcagcaaaatgcttatgttactagctcctaacaatgcagtcaAATGTCAAACAGCTAAAATATGCagaaaaatacacaaaaaaagaaaggaaagaaattAAGGATGGCGGGACGAATCCAATTAACAACGAATccaattaacaacccaaatagcactcTAGCAGTATCAAAATGCAATCTACATATGTACACTGGGGGAATTTACACAACCTagactaagaatgatatgtacagcagtagataaactatatataaaagtatgtggCCACACATTCAAATTAGTtgatttggttatttcagccacacctgttgctgacaggtatataaaattgagcacacctccatgcattctccatagagaaacattgGTACCAACGTGGCACTATCATATGATGCaaccattccaacaagtcagtttgtcaaatgtctgccttgctagagctgccccagtcaactgcaagtgctgttattgtgaagtggaaacgtctaggagcaacaatggctcagctgcaaagtggtatgccaaacaagctcacagaacgggatagccgagtgctgaagctcgtagcacataaaaatcgtctgttctcggttgcaacactcactagtgagttacaaactgcctctggaagcaacgtcagcacaagaactgttcgtctggagcttcatgaaatgggttttcatggccgagcggccacacacaagcctaagatcaccatgcgcaatgccaagtgtcagctggagtggtgtaaagcttgacgccattggattctggagaagtggaaatatgttctctggtgtgatgaatcacacttcaccatctggcagtccaacggacggaagcaagtccacgcagcaatgttccaccatctagtggaaagccttcccagaagagtgctgctctaacagcctccaaacaggggaccaactccatattaatgcccacaattttggaattagatgttcgacgagcaggtgtccacatagttttggtcatgtactgtatattagagTGAGCTATGTCAAGTATCCAGTATATAAATACAAAAGTGGTGTGTATAAACACTAACTAAAATACAATGTACAGTAgtataaatattagaatgagctatGTCAGGATGCAGTATTTAAATACACAGTGTGAAACGGGAGTGACCAGTGGTTCAATGTCTCTATAACATGGGacagcagtgtttgtgtgtgcgagcgagagagagagaaccatatcCTTGAGTTTGTTGTCGCAGGCAAGAGAACTGCTAGGGGATAGATGACGTGGCGAGTCATGACTATATTTGGACTGAGGAAAAGCGAAAAAGCTCCAGCCAGGGATAAGTTGTTTTTGAGGAAGTATTTTTATACCCACACATTGCAATTCTACAACTAACCACTAGGCCCCTTTGATCCATTAACCCCAGGTCCGACAGTAACACTGGCTGTTGCCAAACAT
This genomic stretch from Oncorhynchus tshawytscha isolate Ot180627B linkage group LG21, Otsh_v2.0, whole genome shotgun sequence harbors:
- the trmt112 gene encoding multifunctional methyltransferase subunit TRM112-like protein, giving the protein MKLLTHNMLTSHVKGVTKGYPLLIKATEVKVSEVEFNPNFVSRMIPKLEWSALVQAADGLGHLQDLPAELVTDYENNEDFLRKVHRVLLEVEVLEGCLQCPESGREFPISRGVPNMLLNEDEA